One part of the Orenia metallireducens genome encodes these proteins:
- a CDS encoding DUF3795 domain-containing protein translates to MEEIIGCCGHKCNLCLAYRENIASKSDQRRLSEGWLKYFGIDIPADEVYCYGCSIYNEGTKRIDKDCKVRSCTMEKGLENCASCNQYPCTQLLVKMLEYKVILDESSAKIPLEDYQDFIKPYQGKKVLDGLRDNSPSKAKKRLVNGMR, encoded by the coding sequence ATGGAAGAAATTATAGGCTGTTGTGGTCACAAATGTAATCTTTGCTTAGCTTACAGAGAAAACATTGCCAGTAAAAGTGATCAAAGAAGGCTTAGTGAAGGATGGTTAAAGTATTTTGGTATAGATATTCCTGCTGATGAGGTCTATTGTTATGGTTGTTCTATTTATAATGAAGGTACAAAGAGAATTGATAAAGATTGTAAAGTTCGTAGTTGTACAATGGAGAAGGGATTAGAGAACTGTGCTAGCTGTAATCAATATCCATGTACTCAATTATTAGTGAAGATGCTCGAGTATAAAGTTATATTAGATGAGTCCAGTGCCAAAATTCCCTTGGAAGATTATCAAGATTTTATCAAGCCATATCAGGGTAAGAAGGTGTTAGATGGTTTAAGGGATAACTCACCAAGCAAAGCAAAAAAGAGGCTGGTTAATGGGATGAGATAG
- a CDS encoding type II secretion system F family protein, with the protein MIDKVFNYRVRDDSSKVLSGHLRAQNRKVAIRYLRNQGYYVIEIEEKKSLFNLSWYYIFNRFKKVDLRELAIFLRQFATMVESGIPLIAALKLLSEEMEHSKMKATLINLRKNVEQGMYLADALEKEKHVFPEILIKMVATGEQIGVLAYVLNEMSEYFIRERKFKRELLSIISYPAIILVMTIVLGLFIVTNILPKFVNLFAKMRLEPPLLTKILLATGTFIVEYWYLLILLFNLLVLALNWYYRQDQGRYRIDSLLLKLPIVGTLIKKIEITRFTKSLSLLSKSGLPIIQSLDTLSGIAYNSVLAKTIREAKRDIQGGMSLTATLKDNPFFSEIVIKMIKTGEETGRLEEMLLRISELYEEELREKLDGIMSILEPALMLLLGLIIIFIIFSTMMPMYQMINQV; encoded by the coding sequence GTGATAGATAAGGTATTTAATTACAGAGTTAGAGATGATAGTAGCAAGGTATTATCAGGTCATCTTAGAGCCCAGAATAGAAAAGTAGCTATTAGATATTTGAGAAATCAAGGTTATTATGTAATTGAGATAGAGGAGAAGAAAAGCTTATTTAATCTTAGTTGGTACTATATCTTTAATAGATTCAAGAAGGTAGATTTAAGGGAGTTGGCAATCTTTTTAAGACAATTTGCTACTATGGTAGAGTCAGGGATACCTTTAATTGCTGCTTTAAAATTATTATCTGAAGAGATGGAGCATTCCAAGATGAAAGCTACTCTGATTAATCTTAGAAAGAATGTGGAGCAAGGGATGTATTTGGCTGATGCTTTAGAAAAGGAGAAGCACGTTTTTCCTGAAATATTGATTAAAATGGTAGCAACAGGGGAACAGATTGGAGTTTTGGCTTATGTTTTAAATGAGATGAGTGAATATTTTATAAGAGAACGGAAGTTTAAAAGAGAATTGCTCTCTATTATCTCTTATCCTGCTATTATCTTGGTGATGACAATAGTATTAGGTCTGTTTATTGTGACTAATATCTTACCTAAGTTTGTTAATCTCTTTGCCAAAATGAGATTAGAGCCACCTTTACTTACTAAGATATTACTAGCAACGGGTACTTTTATAGTAGAGTATTGGTATCTATTGATATTGCTTTTTAATCTGTTAGTTTTAGCTCTAAATTGGTATTATCGACAGGATCAAGGTAGGTATAGAATAGATAGTTTACTTTTAAAGCTACCTATTGTTGGAACTTTGATTAAGAAGATAGAGATTACTCGCTTTACTAAGAGCCTTAGCCTATTATCTAAGAGTGGTCTTCCTATTATTCAGTCTTTGGATACCTTAAGTGGCATTGCCTACAACTCAGTTCTCGCCAAGACAATTAGAGAGGCTAAGAGGGATATCCAAGGTGGTATGAGTTTGACAGCTACTTTAAAGGACAACCCTTTCTTTTCAGAAATTGTAATTAAAATGATAAAAACAGGAGAAGAGACTGGAAGGCTAGAGGAGATGTTACTTAGGATATCTGAGCTTTATGAAGAAGAACTAAGGGAGAAATTGGATGGGATTATGTCTATACTAGAGCCTGCTTTGATGCTTCTGTTAGGGCTTATTATTATATTTATTATTTTCTCTACAATGATGCCTATGTATCAAATGATTAATCAGGTTTAA
- a CDS encoding type II secretion system protein — MFNQFQNEDGFTLIEIMIVISVIAILLGMVIPNGTKVQEKSELTVIKKQLKTLKSFNEMLKIEYKNYPSYGNSNYLLPDALQEYVPLEDNNYKYLSDGSKDINNCDGIFNEFGERADVFGATKYIIWYDNKVGGRYYYIDSSSYEIESSLGKPSLP, encoded by the coding sequence ATGTTCAATCAATTCCAGAATGAAGATGGGTTTACATTAATAGAGATTATGATAGTAATTTCAGTTATTGCTATTTTATTAGGAATGGTTATTCCTAATGGTACAAAAGTTCAAGAGAAGTCTGAGCTTACTGTGATTAAGAAGCAGTTGAAGACTTTAAAGAGCTTTAATGAGATGTTAAAAATAGAATATAAGAATTATCCTAGTTACGGTAATAGTAACTATCTGCTACCAGATGCTTTACAAGAGTATGTACCTTTGGAGGATAATAATTATAAATATTTATCTGATGGAAGTAAGGATATAAATAATTGTGATGGAATTTTCAATGAATTTGGAGAGAGAGCTGATGTCTTTGGAGCAACCAAATATATTATTTGGTATGATAATAAGGTTGGTGGCAGGTACTATTATATAGATAGTTCTAGCTATGAGATTGAAAGTAGTTTAGGGAAGCCAAGCTTACCTTAA
- a CDS encoding type IV pilus modification PilV family protein, with translation MFKSQEGFSLIEVLIALVVVSIMVSGLLDFWTINDRLIDRTGIRLQALRLAKMSIERFKAELLKGDKSKAFIERLKEIRIKEEEEERYFKNWYPEVSFEREISFEQKNFNNSNSYWVVVKVSWDNKSLELRRLFADH, from the coding sequence ATGTTTAAATCTCAAGAGGGATTTAGTCTAATAGAGGTTTTAATTGCCTTAGTGGTAGTGAGTATAATGGTCAGTGGGCTGTTGGATTTTTGGACAATCAATGATAGGTTAATTGATAGGACAGGTATTAGGTTGCAGGCATTAAGGCTGGCTAAGATGAGTATTGAGAGATTTAAAGCCGAATTGCTAAAAGGTGATAAGAGTAAAGCTTTTATCGAAAGGCTTAAAGAGATAAGGATTAAAGAGGAAGAAGAAGAGAGGTATTTTAAAAACTGGTATCCAGAAGTTTCTTTTGAGAGGGAGATAAGCTTTGAACAAAAGAATTTCAACAATTCTAATAGTTATTGGGTTGTGGTTAAAGTCAGTTGGGATAATAAGAGCTTAGAGCTTAGGCGATTATTTGCTGACCATTAA
- the pilM gene encoding type IV pilus biogenesis protein PilM, protein MFSRIKSLFDPKVLGIDFGDKLIKLVEIERTTKAIKFKKLALIKNNGMIVHGEIQDFPKLKKKLKDVIAEKGIRAKKVVTAISSEMITKTIIEVPIMPQVDLDKVLPLEYEYYATLPLKQISFQYEILSESNGKYKALIMGVKRSIIYDYLNLFDKLELKPLAIEAEFMALARFIKSLSSAEQQNCCIIDLGSNTTDVSIIHQGKVIFNRTVESGEDDFNSIEQLSTFRKLATKVYRCLDYFEIKYRDYQINKVLLIGAKKEYTGFIEELSNVLGIEIDEISWGSRLEIDLNSEDMRLYQENKDIFTVSIGLALRGEGDG, encoded by the coding sequence TTGTTTAGTAGAATAAAGAGTTTATTTGACCCCAAGGTGCTGGGGATAGATTTTGGTGATAAGTTGATTAAGTTGGTTGAAATAGAGAGGACTACTAAGGCTATTAAATTTAAGAAATTAGCGCTCATAAAGAATAATGGTATGATCGTTCATGGAGAGATTCAAGACTTTCCTAAATTAAAGAAGAAGCTAAAGGATGTAATTGCTGAGAAGGGGATTAGAGCAAAAAAGGTTGTAACTGCAATCAGTAGTGAGATGATAACTAAGACGATTATTGAAGTTCCAATTATGCCCCAAGTTGATTTAGATAAGGTGCTACCCTTAGAGTATGAGTATTATGCTACCTTGCCTTTAAAGCAGATATCCTTCCAATACGAAATCTTATCGGAGAGTAATGGTAAGTATAAGGCTTTAATCATGGGGGTAAAAAGGAGTATAATATATGATTACTTAAATTTATTTGACAAATTGGAGTTAAAGCCTCTAGCTATCGAGGCAGAGTTTATGGCATTGGCTCGCTTTATTAAGAGCTTATCTAGTGCTGAACAGCAGAACTGTTGTATTATAGATCTAGGAAGTAATACTACTGACGTCTCTATTATTCATCAAGGCAAGGTTATCTTTAATCGTACTGTAGAATCTGGAGAGGATGATTTTAATTCTATTGAGCAACTATCGACCTTTAGAAAATTGGCTACTAAGGTTTATCGTTGTTTGGATTACTTTGAGATTAAGTATAGAGATTATCAGATTAATAAGGTGCTGTTGATCGGTGCTAAGAAGGAATATACAGGTTTTATTGAAGAGCTATCAAATGTTTTAGGTATTGAGATAGATGAGATCTCTTGGGGAAGTAGATTAGAGATAGATTTAAACTCAGAAGATATGAGGCTTTATCAAGAGAATAAGGATATATTTACAGTAAGTATCGGGTTAGCGTTAAGGGGTGAGGGAGATGGTTGA
- a CDS encoding PilN domain-containing protein — MVDFIPIDYKRRRVGGPKVFEISALFLIIIIFFLDIFLYFNLYREKQRVADKLELASARLEIVDRRLDALDFQKRVSFKVNWALIMEKLKEIIPQNLVIESFSVKEDNSFELKGYLTESDEFLLFIDKISSFEYFQKVIIEHSLESREAKMNLIEFKIRGEIIQVGR, encoded by the coding sequence ATGGTTGATTTTATACCAATAGATTATAAAAGAAGGAGAGTAGGAGGGCCTAAAGTTTTTGAGATTTCTGCTCTATTCTTAATTATAATTATATTCTTCTTAGATATCTTTCTATACTTCAACCTTTATAGAGAGAAACAGAGAGTAGCCGATAAGCTGGAGCTTGCTAGTGCTAGATTAGAGATAGTAGACAGGCGACTTGATGCTCTTGATTTTCAAAAAAGAGTCAGCTTTAAGGTTAATTGGGCTTTAATTATGGAGAAATTAAAAGAAATAATTCCTCAGAATCTAGTTATAGAGAGCTTTAGCGTTAAGGAGGATAATTCTTTTGAACTTAAAGGTTATCTAACTGAGAGTGATGAATTTCTTCTATTTATAGATAAGATAAGTAGCTTTGAGTATTTTCAAAAGGTGATTATTGAGCACAGTCTGGAGAGTAGAGAAGCCAAGATGAATTTGATTGAGTTCAAAATTAGAGGTGAAATAATTCAAGTAGGAAGGTGA
- a CDS encoding L,D-transpeptidase, whose protein sequence is MINKSAMLNKIRTALLLYLEDNHQLPQNLNELLGEYLIEVPVDRDILSYTNSRINLLKDITKILKESNLNQNKLSAFKPYSLLVDSLAKRIYLMQGENIVKGYPIGVGGVESPTPKGEFRIKNKLKLSGKEQKVYGDYWIGIDLWTKGGGYGIHGSTDQEVPVSKQNSRGCIRMRAADLQELYQLIPLRTKIIIK, encoded by the coding sequence ATGATTAACAAGAGTGCTATGTTGAACAAAATTAGAACGGCACTTTTATTATATTTAGAAGATAATCATCAGCTACCTCAAAACCTTAATGAGTTATTAGGAGAATATTTAATTGAAGTTCCAGTTGATAGAGATATTCTAAGCTATACTAATAGTAGGATCAATCTACTGAAGGATATTACTAAGATCTTAAAGGAGAGTAATTTGAATCAGAATAAACTTTCAGCTTTTAAGCCCTACAGTCTGCTAGTAGATAGTTTAGCTAAGAGAATTTATCTGATGCAAGGAGAGAATATAGTTAAAGGTTATCCAATTGGAGTGGGTGGAGTAGAGAGTCCTACTCCAAAGGGTGAATTTAGAATTAAGAATAAATTGAAGTTATCAGGGAAAGAGCAGAAAGTTTATGGTGATTATTGGATAGGAATTGATCTTTGGACTAAGGGTGGTGGTTATGGAATTCATGGAAGTACTGATCAAGAAGTTCCAGTTAGTAAACAGAACTCTCGAGGGTGTATTAGAATGAGAGCAGCGGATTTACAGGAATTATATCAATTAATTCCACTTAGAACAAAGATAATTATTAAATAA
- a CDS encoding DUF1657 domain-containing protein, producing MTVGQDLHKALNGLETARVTLEGFAQDTQDKIAQDMYNKHAQQVANVVNELRNRVNYVESQEPQFKTGQNEQNPQQ from the coding sequence ATGACAGTCGGACAAGATTTGCACAAAGCTCTAAATGGTTTAGAAACTGCTAGAGTTACTTTAGAGGGATTTGCTCAAGATACTCAAGATAAGATAGCACAAGATATGTATAATAAACATGCTCAGCAGGTTGCTAATGTTGTAAATGAGTTACGCAACAGAGTTAATTATGTAGAGAGCCAAGAGCCACAATTTAAAACTGGGCAAAATGAACAAAATCCACAGCAATAA
- a CDS encoding DJ-1 family glyoxalase III has protein sequence MTKVLIPLAEGFEEIEAITNIDILRRAGLEVETASLGGLAVTGGHDIIIKADKRIDEVNSEDLVGIVLPGGMPGAANLRDDSRVISLIQELAGKEALIAAICAAPIVLEGAGVINNRVATSYPGFEQELESCNYLQDRVVVDGNIITGRGPGVAVEFALKLVDYLVGSKKVEELKATMLTNF, from the coding sequence ATGACTAAAGTATTAATTCCTTTAGCTGAGGGCTTTGAAGAGATTGAAGCTATTACTAATATTGATATTTTACGGAGAGCAGGCTTGGAGGTTGAAACTGCCTCCTTAGGAGGTTTAGCTGTAACTGGTGGTCATGATATTATAATCAAGGCTGATAAGAGAATAGATGAGGTTAACAGTGAAGATTTGGTAGGAATTGTCCTGCCAGGAGGAATGCCTGGAGCAGCCAATCTAAGGGATGATAGTAGGGTTATTAGTTTAATTCAAGAGTTAGCTGGAAAAGAAGCCTTAATTGCTGCTATCTGTGCTGCCCCTATAGTGTTAGAGGGGGCAGGAGTAATCAATAATAGAGTAGCGACCAGTTATCCAGGCTTTGAGCAGGAACTGGAATCTTGCAACTATCTACAAGATAGAGTGGTAGTTGATGGTAATATTATTACAGGTCGTGGTCCTGGAGTAGCTGTAGAATTTGCCCTGAAGTTAGTAGATTACTTAGTAGGTAGTAAGAAGGTAGAAGAGCTAAAAGCTACAATGCTGACAAATTTTTAG
- a CDS encoding DUF3794 domain-containing protein — MIDFKEEQVRVEYLIGEDTVRESITNEVSIPVAAKPDIEEILKVKADLMGVVATVEDGGVTIDGMIEVGVMYVADTPEGDQPVHFFEGELTFTNFVEIPEAEEYMDTYVDVDILKVNYNFVDNRTVEVSVILRKFVKVFDYRQITVISEIEGIREELVEKELLRIEHVVGENTYQTVIEGIIDVPTQKPDIERILKVNGALIEDEIAEVIDDAIIVGGVFRTDITYVGDTPRR, encoded by the coding sequence ATGATTGACTTTAAAGAAGAGCAAGTTAGAGTAGAGTATCTTATTGGAGAAGATACAGTTAGAGAATCTATTACTAATGAGGTCTCCATACCAGTTGCAGCTAAGCCAGATATTGAGGAAATTCTGAAAGTAAAGGCTGACTTAATGGGAGTTGTGGCTACTGTAGAAGATGGTGGAGTAACCATTGATGGGATGATTGAGGTGGGTGTAATGTATGTAGCCGATACCCCAGAGGGTGATCAGCCAGTTCACTTTTTTGAAGGAGAACTTACCTTCACTAACTTTGTAGAAATTCCTGAAGCTGAAGAGTATATGGATACTTATGTCGATGTTGATATCCTAAAGGTAAATTATAACTTTGTTGATAATAGAACTGTAGAGGTTTCTGTCATACTTAGAAAGTTTGTCAAGGTCTTTGATTATCGTCAAATTACTGTTATCAGTGAGATAGAGGGTATTAGAGAAGAGTTAGTAGAGAAGGAATTGCTTAGAATAGAGCATGTTGTTGGAGAAAATACTTATCAAACAGTTATAGAAGGGATAATTGATGTTCCAACCCAAAAGCCTGATATTGAAAGAATATTAAAGGTTAATGGTGCTTTAATAGAGGATGAGATAGCAGAGGTTATAGATGATGCTATAATTGTTGGAGGTGTATTTAGAACTGATATTACTTATGTAGGAGATACTCCCAGAAGGTGA